In the genome of Aedes aegypti strain LVP_AGWG chromosome 2, AaegL5.0 Primary Assembly, whole genome shotgun sequence, the window gtaaaaaatcagtgaaaaaatgctacgtcatttatggacggccccctagagtcaaaatggcatttttgggcataaagaaagcatgtgcaaaatttcatccaaatcaaaaaatataaaaatgaaatttgggaaaaaatcgtcattttctgtggaaccgctcaagaCCAAGCTcatggtcgtgggttcgaatcccaccggtcgattTCTGGtccgatattttttttcgaattcccAGGGCATATCTTAGTATTTGCAACACGTTATAAACATGCAAAATGGCCAACtgacaaagaaagttctcaggtTTAACTATGATAGTTCTcatagaacactaaactgaggaaaacagcagaaaatTACACACTTTTTGCCTTTGACAAATCATTTGCTATAAAAAATGGAACATCTTGAAAACTTGTTATATCATTTATTTTACGCATACGAAACTTAAAAGGGAAAGATTCAGGAATCTGTCCATAAAGCaaaataaatgaatgtaatgaATAACGCATACAAAGTTTGTAAAAAAACACAACAAATCGATATTAACGTTCATTAAACGATCcataattttgaattgatatGGACTTTCGGATATTATTGTAATTTTGTAACCATcgccaaattttaaatttgtttcactACACTTTATTAAATGCATTCTTCAAAGATGCGCTCATACTAAAAATTGGTAAAATTGTCCTATTGTTTTGTGGTGAAATTTTGGATTTGgttcaacgctctggagtactGAAACGTATCACGTTTAGAAGAAGAAACGCTTGGTCAGTTCGAATCCCTTGGGCTTGTGAAACACTGGAGCAGGTGCAGCATAAGTGACTGGAGCGGGGGCAGCATAGCTAACTGGCACTGGAGCAGCCTGGTAGGTAACGGCGTGGTGGACTGCTGGAGCCTCGACGGTTACGGCAGGCTGGTGAGCAATTTCAAAAGTGGTGGCTGGTGGGCCATAGGTAGCAGCAGGTTGAGGAGCAGCCTCATAGGTCACTGCTTGGGTGTGATGAACGATCTCAGGCTGGGGCTCAGGCTTGGACACATACACAACGTGGTGAACTGAACAATAATAATTATTGTTATATTCAAGTTTCAAATGTTTCGAAAATAGTTAATTATACCTGGAGCTGGGGCTGGGACTTGACGAGCCTCAATTACTTGTGGGGCTGGAGCAGGTTGGACGTACACTGGAGCTGGCTGAGCATAAGCCACGGGTTGGGCATATGCAACGGGTTGAGCATAAGCAACTGGATGAGCATATGGAACGGGTTCAGCTGCATATCCAACGGGTCCGGCTGGAACCGACCCTTCATGGGCTTTCGACAGCAACAGATGTTTGAGGGCAAGTTTCTTGGCCAACAACAAAGTTGGGGTGGCGGAAATGCTCGCAACCAGAGCCAGAAGACACACAACCTGTAGGGCGGATCACacaatttaattgatttattagcACTAGGTCACTTCAACATAATTATTTGCATTGGCAACTACCTTGAACATGGTTAAATATTGGTTTTGGAACTATTTGAACACAATATGTTTCAGCGGAGGAAGTCTTGAACACTACTGACACTCGGGTAGAACTCGATAGCTTTTATATAAAATGTCACGCCGCGTATAATTTTTGATTCGAAAAAGAAGAGTAGTGATCGCAGAAATTTCAAATTCTGGCTTCGAAGAACTTTTGCCGGACACGCACTCCTTCGAGAGATGCGAATACCCGTGGAACTGGATTTCGGAATAGGGTTACAAAACGGCGTTCGGTTTACTAATCACGGTCGTTCACCGAACTCgataatcttcgatttggaATCAATTTTATGCATATGTTaggtatggtagaataaataTATTGCATAGATAATGCGACAATTTTGACTCACGAGTAACTTGTTAAAAAGTTCTATGAGATTTTGCAtgtaaatcatttgaaaaatcttagCTATAAAACTGTTGATAAATTTGGTGTAGGTGACCATTTTAGTTATTATAGaaagaaatttcatgaaaattgaaaaatgaaagcttaaatttaaatttaacattagctttattttatttttttgttaaatttgcaccacagaatcctgataggaaaaataccgttttgtttcTAATCCCGAGCAACAACTAGATCAGGTGAGTTTATTTGCGATAATTAAATGGTAATTATTCATGCTGCTTGTAGTTCGAGTCAAATTGTTCTACATATAAGAAAACACAACAGTAAAAcatatttatataatatttttatcagcACAATTAATAGTTAACAATATTTTCACCAATTTTTGCTCATTGATGCCTAATAAAGTCAACTCTACATAACTCGATATTAATGGGATAATCGAGTAAGGGAGGCATCAAGTTGCAGTGcataaaaccagtgcaaatgccaTCCAAGGGACCATGGAATTAGCCATGAAATTTATTATGGTTCTctaattcgatatcgagatacgtaATAGCGGGTAAGGGAGACTTAACTGTGTATGCATATGAattcactggaagcattaagtGTTCTAAATAGTGATCAAAACAGTATGTTGTATGGagacttttttttaacaaaaaagtttttctaagagcatcttttgatcgatttcaaaaaatatttttttatcaaataattatgtttttatggtaaaataagaaacttcaaaatactGTGGATTATAACGTGTTAGCAACTGTGAAAACCAGGATTTGCAAATTATGGtttgttttacgtcaatatACTGCACCAAATGGGAAATGAATAAATTACGAGTTCAGTTCGCCTTCGAACGTCGGGGTCTCTCAAGGGGCTACGCAGCTTGAAGAAGCGCCCATCTAGCAAATAGGGAGTCGTGGCttcgatccccaccggagcacttggtttcttttcgcagtttcaatttcaatctgtacatttgacacgtgtttcgtcgtgtatacatgtaaacttcaaaacgtcaaaaacatATAACAGCAAGATTCCTTAGGCGGGAATTGCCTACAACTTGATCATAAATTAAATGTGCAATAAATTACAGCTTAAACGTTTGTCGCTACCAGAGCATAAAACAGAACACCCCTACTCTACACCTTTGCTTCCAATCAATATGGTTGCCATTTCTACCATTCATAAAACTTGCTCAAAATAACGATTTCTATGATTAACTTTTTAGAAGTGGTCATTCTCGAGTTATTTCGaatcaaatgcaaaaatattttttttattaaataatgaATTGAAGAATGAATAAAATTGAATAGGGCCTAGGGGAAGCGGTGGTTAAACGAACACGTTAAGGATACCATCTTGTTCCCAATgaaaaaacgatgaatttgtaTTGTTCTattgcacaacatcaaaaatcgTAATGTTATATAAAGCAGTCGGATTAAGACTCAGatagcaaaattttcacatattttaatCCTGAGCTAAAAAACATGGAAATGTTAATTTGGCGCCGTCAAAAAATTgagtaacgctctagggggagggctAGGGGAAGGGGAGGTACTTCccagctcaagcgttacggtccatacaaaaatttgaaatggttCATAGAAAATGAGTTACGGACGGGGGGAAATTGTGAAATTTAGCTTTGATttataaatggatgctgccttttACCTGCACTGCGTTGGCAAATTGAACATCATATAAAATGCGTGagcaaaccaaatatttttgaaaattttcattgaatttccgaaaatATACCTATTTATATATAATTGTAAcccatttataaataaatttgaaggtTTAATATTTGACATATTATCATAGTTACATTAATTAATCGTAATTCACCAccaaaaaagtgattttttacatgatgaaattg includes:
- the LOC5577964 gene encoding extensin-1 produces the protein MFKVVCLLALVASISATPTLLLAKKLALKHLLLSKAHEGSVPAGPVGYAAEPVPYAHPVAYAQPVAYAQPVAYAQPAPVYVQPAPAPQVIEARQVPAPAPVHHVVYVSKPEPQPEIVHHTQAVTYEAAPQPAATYGPPATTFEIAHQPAVTVEAPAVHHAVTYQAAPVPVSYAAPAPVTYAAPAPVFHKPKGFELTKRFFF